The genomic interval CCATCACCGATGGTCACTCAGAGTTTCACGCGGATTCTCACGGGATGACCGAAGACGCTGGAAATGATGCGGACCAGCGAGCACACGCCGCGGAAGCCCTGCTGAGGGCGGCACGTTTGCTGAAAAAAGTACCAGAAAATGACCCGCAAGCCATCAAATCCAGAGACATTTTGGTGAACGATATGCGTCGCCAAGCGGTACGACTATTATCGCAGACACTCGATACACCGCCGCGGTGAGACCACGCATCAACCCCAACCCTCGCTCCAACTTGTCGCGTCCCATCAACTCTCGTCAAAAACTCTGGCTGTCAGTCACCGCGATCGTGGTGATCATCGCTGGTGCAGTGTTTGCAGATTACTGGTCTGCCGAACCCGCCGACATCTCGCTCGGGTTCGTCGGGCGAGACGCCTGCGTTGATTGCCATCAAACCGAGACGCAAACCTTCATCGGGTCGGATCACGACAAAGCCATGGACTTGGCGACCGAGGAAACGGTCCTCGGTGATTTCAACGATGTCACGTTTGAGCACGACGGAATCGTCAGCCGCCTGTATCGAGACGGCGAGCGATTCATGATCAACACCGAAGGTCCCACCGGAGAGATGGAGGACTTTCACGTCAAGTACGTGTTCGGCGTTAGCCCGCTGCAACAATACATGGTGGAATTTGATCGTCCCGACGACATGCCGGAAAACGAAATCAGCCGTGTGCAAGTCTTGCGGATCAGTTGGGACACGCTCAAGGGAGAGTGGTTTTACCTCCGCCCACCAGACGTCACCGACAAACTTGAGCCCGACGACCAATTGCACTGGACCGGCATCGCCCAACGCTGGCAAACGATGTGCGCCGACTGTCACTCGACCAATCTGAAAAGCAATTTTGATCCGGCATCGAATCGGTACCACACAACGTTTTCAGAAATGGATGTCAGTTGTGAGTCTTGTCATGGGCCGGGCAGTCTGCATATCCAACTCGCCAACAAACGATCTCTGTTCTGGGATCGACGTCATGGCTATGGACTGGCGAAACTGAAAGGGGAGGACCCCAAACCACAACTCGATACCTGTGCGCCCTGCCATAGTCGACGCAGTGTGATGGACAACGATTTTCTTGCCGGCAATGAGTACTGCAATTTCTATCAATTGGAACTGCTCAGGCCGGAAACCTATCACGGCGATGGGCAAATCAAAGACGAAGTCTACGTGTATGGCTCGTTCATTCAGAGCAAGATGTATCACAAGGGAATTCGCTGTACCGATTGCCACGATCCACACTCGTTGAAACTAAAACATCCGGGCAATGAGACCTGCACCTCTTGTCATCAACACGCGGCGGGTAAGTACGACGTGCCCTCGCATCATCACCACGCCCCCGGAACCGCCGGAGCGATGTGCGTGAACTGCCACATGCCCCACACCACGTACATGGAAGTCGACGCGAGACGCGACCATAGTTTACGAATCCCACGCCCAGACTTGTCGGTCCAGCTCGGAACTCCTAATGCGTGCAGTCATTGCCACGTCAAAGATCAATTGAAGGATTTGAAACCAGAGGTTCAGGCGGAGTTTGGCAATCAAGAGTATTCCAAATGGCTGTTGGCAGCAGAGCAAGGCAACCAGGCGATCGCGGATGCCATCAAAGCGTCCGATCTTTGGTGCGATCAAGCATGTGATCAGTGGTACGGCGCTGAGCGAAAACGGCCGTACCATTTCGCAGAAGCTCTCGTGCCGTTTCGACGCGGTGATCCCGAGTCCGCCCAAGGAATGCTGGAACTGATCGCGCGAGACGACGGTGTCACGCCAGCGATCGCCCGGGCGACGGCGATCAGTGAATTGGCTGGCTCTCGCAACAATGCGCTTCGAGAACAAGCAGAACGCATCGCTGAAAACGTCAACGAAAGCCCGATCCTCCGTGCCGCCGCAGTTCAGGTGTTCGCTTCGATCTCACCCGCGCTTGCCAAACCGGTCTTGCTGCCGTTGCTGGACGATGAATCTCGATTGGTTCGCTCCGAAGCCGCACGAACCCTGCTGTCCTCGCGTTCGTTTGCCGGATTGACGGAGTTGGAACGCGGACGATTGGAGCGCGCACTGGAGGAAGTCAAAGACGGGCTGATGGTGGCCGACGATCGCAGCGGCGCACACATGAGCTGGGCCATGATTTGCGAACAACTGGGACGGATCCAGGAAGCAGTCGACTCCTACGAAACCGCCATCCGCATCGAACCCACCGTCACCGGCCCGCGAACCAACTACGCCGCATTGCTGGAACGAATCGTCGGGCAAGCCGCACCCAATACGGCGCAGAACTATCTCGCCAAAGCACAATCGCTTCGCAAAGAAGAGTTACCCTTGTTGGCACGCGACGCAGGGCTGGCACCCGACAACGCGGCGTTGCAGTACCGCTACGGACTGGCGTTGTATCTGAACGGTCAGATGCAGGAGGCCAAAGAAAGACTGGAGCGTGCCGTCGAACTGGAACCCGATGTGCCTGATTTTCAATTGGCCCTGAAACTTCTCAACGAGAAACTGCAATCGCAGTGACCTAAATCGCGAAA from Stieleria varia carries:
- a CDS encoding multiheme c-type cytochrome — protein: MRPRINPNPRSNLSRPINSRQKLWLSVTAIVVIIAGAVFADYWSAEPADISLGFVGRDACVDCHQTETQTFIGSDHDKAMDLATEETVLGDFNDVTFEHDGIVSRLYRDGERFMINTEGPTGEMEDFHVKYVFGVSPLQQYMVEFDRPDDMPENEISRVQVLRISWDTLKGEWFYLRPPDVTDKLEPDDQLHWTGIAQRWQTMCADCHSTNLKSNFDPASNRYHTTFSEMDVSCESCHGPGSLHIQLANKRSLFWDRRHGYGLAKLKGEDPKPQLDTCAPCHSRRSVMDNDFLAGNEYCNFYQLELLRPETYHGDGQIKDEVYVYGSFIQSKMYHKGIRCTDCHDPHSLKLKHPGNETCTSCHQHAAGKYDVPSHHHHAPGTAGAMCVNCHMPHTTYMEVDARRDHSLRIPRPDLSVQLGTPNACSHCHVKDQLKDLKPEVQAEFGNQEYSKWLLAAEQGNQAIADAIKASDLWCDQACDQWYGAERKRPYHFAEALVPFRRGDPESAQGMLELIARDDGVTPAIARATAISELAGSRNNALREQAERIAENVNESPILRAAAVQVFASISPALAKPVLLPLLDDESRLVRSEAARTLLSSRSFAGLTELERGRLERALEEVKDGLMVADDRSGAHMSWAMICEQLGRIQEAVDSYETAIRIEPTVTGPRTNYAALLERIVGQAAPNTAQNYLAKAQSLRKEELPLLARDAGLAPDNAALQYRYGLALYLNGQMQEAKERLERAVELEPDVPDFQLALKLLNEKLQSQ